One Lycium barbarum isolate Lr01 chromosome 5, ASM1917538v2, whole genome shotgun sequence genomic window carries:
- the LOC132639281 gene encoding cysteine-rich receptor-like protein kinase 29 — translation MVSAIVLCRGDVNIRQCRACVNNVAQKLVRSCPNKKEAFGGYDECMLQYSGRLILGTTSNLPLLYMWDDAFASKPEEFNQELKKLMDVLRGVAAYGDPLRKYATGRAIDRNYQTIYALVQCTPDLSPQDCYDCLTDAYGAMATCPYNGQLYRISINPTIDFEHCFDKYTFLNPMSILFTTPKSRKLSTQKKFTDPTGAGKSGRLNWSRENDAAKH, via the exons ATGGTCAGTGCTATTGTGCTATGCAGAGGGGATGTGAACATTAGACAATGTCGCGCTTGTGTCAACAACGTTGCTCAAAAGCTCGTACGGTCATGTCCCAACAAGAAAGAAGCTTTTGGTGGATACGATGAATGTATGTTACAGTACTCTGGTCGATTAATTTTGGGTACAACATCGAATTTGCCTCTACTCTACATGTGGGACGACGCATTTGCTTCAAAACCCGAGGAATTTAACCAAGAGCTCAAGAAATTGATGGATGTATTGCGAGGCGTAGCTGCATATGGCGATCCACTTCGTAAATACGCCACTGGTCGGGCTATAGATCGGAATTATCAGACTATATATGCACTTGTGCAATGTACTCCTGACTTGTCCCCTCAGGATTGCTACGATTGCCTAACGGACGCTTATGGAGCTATGGCTACTTGTCCCT ATAATGGGCAATTGTACAGAATTAGCATTAACCCTACAATTGATTTTGAACACTGTTTTGATAAGTATACTTTTCTTAATCCAATGAGTATACTTTTTACAACTCCAAAGTCTAGAAAATTAAGTACTCAAAAAAAGTTTACTGACCCAACTGGAGCAGGGAAGAGTGGAAGACTTAATTGGTCGCGAGAGAATGATGCAGCTAAACATTAA